In a genomic window of Roseiflexus castenholzii DSM 13941:
- the menE gene encoding o-succinylbenzoate--CoA ligase, translating into MMRDWLSAQAQARPEGAALIIGDTTLTYRALHEQTATFASRLAAAGVEQGAVVGVLLSNRLEAALAVHAAPRLGVTLALFNTRLTPAELDAQVRAAVCRILVCERDTLLAALALPSAPHVLCVDPVDDPRLTPVDRISGDSAAYCEGAIDLDAPFVMMFTSGTTGTPRGVVLTYGAFFASAMASAYRIGVLPGDRWLCVLPLYHIGGLSILLRSCLYGTAVDLWQRFDAPAITERLKATPITLISLVPTMLYRLLDDAGDAPPNLRLVLLGGAAAPTDLLERALEAGWPIATTYGLTEAASQVATALPDEVRRKPGSVGRPLIFTHVRVTNEQGRDQPPGVYGNILVRGPTLMRGYLGETPLDADAWFATGDIGYLDADGDLWVVQRRSDLIISGGENIYPAEVEQALRQHPAVADVAVVGVPSAEWGQQVGAAIVLRDPSVSVEAILAFSRTRLAGYKQPRVVRIVAELPRTASGKIQREAVINLLKVAG; encoded by the coding sequence ATGATGCGCGATTGGCTCTCGGCGCAGGCGCAGGCGCGTCCCGAAGGTGCGGCGCTGATCATCGGCGACACAACACTGACGTACCGCGCTCTGCACGAGCAAACGGCGACGTTCGCTTCCCGCCTCGCTGCGGCTGGCGTCGAGCAAGGCGCGGTTGTCGGCGTGCTGTTGTCGAATCGTCTCGAAGCGGCGCTGGCGGTGCATGCCGCGCCGCGCCTCGGCGTGACGCTGGCGCTGTTCAACACCCGCCTGACCCCTGCCGAACTCGATGCGCAGGTGCGCGCAGCAGTGTGTCGCATCCTCGTGTGTGAGCGCGACACGCTGTTGGCAGCGCTGGCGCTTCCTTCGGCGCCCCATGTGCTGTGCGTCGATCCGGTCGACGACCCACGCCTGACGCCGGTTGACCGGATTTCCGGGGATAGCGCCGCATACTGCGAAGGCGCCATCGACCTCGATGCGCCGTTTGTGATGATGTTCACTTCGGGGACAACGGGGACGCCACGGGGAGTAGTGCTGACCTACGGCGCATTCTTCGCCAGCGCGATGGCGTCGGCATACCGCATCGGCGTTCTGCCGGGCGACCGCTGGCTCTGTGTGTTGCCACTCTATCACATTGGCGGTCTCAGCATTCTGCTGCGGTCCTGCCTCTACGGCACGGCAGTGGATCTCTGGCAACGTTTCGACGCTCCGGCAATCACAGAACGTTTGAAGGCGACACCGATCACACTCATTTCGCTGGTGCCGACGATGCTCTACCGCCTGCTCGATGACGCTGGCGATGCGCCACCGAACCTGCGGCTCGTGCTGCTTGGCGGAGCTGCTGCGCCAACCGATCTGCTGGAGCGCGCACTGGAAGCAGGATGGCCCATTGCCACAACCTACGGGCTGACCGAGGCAGCGTCGCAGGTGGCGACGGCGCTGCCCGACGAGGTACGGCGCAAGCCCGGCAGCGTCGGGCGACCGCTGATCTTCACCCACGTGCGTGTGACGAACGAACAGGGACGCGACCAACCACCCGGCGTCTACGGCAACATCCTGGTGCGGGGTCCGACCCTGATGCGCGGATACCTCGGCGAAACGCCGCTCGACGCCGACGCCTGGTTTGCCACCGGAGACATCGGCTATCTCGACGCCGACGGCGACTTGTGGGTAGTGCAGCGACGCAGCGACCTGATTATCAGCGGCGGGGAGAATATCTATCCGGCGGAAGTCGAACAGGCGCTGCGCCAGCACCCCGCAGTCGCCGATGTTGCAGTCGTTGGCGTGCCATCAGCGGAGTGGGGGCAGCAGGTCGGCGCTGCCATCGTCCTGCGCGACCCATCGGTGAGCGTCGAAGCAATCCTGGCGTTCAGCCGCACTCGTCTGGCGGGATACAAACAACCGCGCGTCGTTCGCATCGTCGCTGAGTTGCCGCGCACCGCATCGGGAAAGATTCAGCGGGAAGCGGTGATCAATCTGTTGAAGGTTGCAGGTTAA
- a CDS encoding TetR/AcrR family transcriptional regulator encodes MIHSADKCSDQKSTRERILEAALDIFSSKGYHDARLDDIVEVAHISKGSIYFYFPNKERLFLALVDQFADLIERRATEAIERQPRAGIDRVRAAIMAVIETFGKYRRPAKILLVQAVGLGAPFEKKRLEVTDRFAALIKRHLDEAITVGEIQPIDTAVVAHAWMGAIYNLVIRWVMTGDPPAERIPPTLVPLLLRSVNYPVEEKQGNAV; translated from the coding sequence ATGATTCACTCTGCCGACAAATGTTCCGATCAGAAGAGCACCCGCGAACGGATTCTCGAAGCGGCGCTGGACATTTTTTCGTCGAAAGGGTACCACGACGCGCGCCTGGATGATATTGTCGAAGTGGCGCATATCTCGAAAGGGTCGATCTACTTCTACTTTCCAAACAAGGAGCGCCTCTTTCTGGCGCTCGTCGATCAATTCGCCGACCTGATCGAGCGACGCGCCACCGAAGCCATTGAGCGCCAGCCGCGCGCCGGGATCGACCGGGTGCGCGCGGCGATCATGGCGGTGATCGAGACGTTCGGCAAGTATCGCCGTCCCGCCAAAATCCTGCTGGTGCAGGCGGTTGGGTTGGGGGCGCCTTTCGAGAAAAAGCGCCTGGAAGTCACTGATCGCTTTGCGGCGTTGATTAAGCGCCATCTCGACGAAGCAATCACCGTGGGCGAAATCCAGCCGATCGACACGGCGGTGGTGGCGCATGCCTGGATGGGGGCAATCTACAACCTGGTCATCCGTTGGGTGATGACCGGCGATCCGCCCGCGGAGCGTATTCCGCCCACGCTCGTACCGTTACTGCTGCGCAGCGTTAATTATCCGGTGGAAGAGAAACAGGGCAACGCCGTATAA
- the menB gene encoding 1,4-dihydroxy-2-naphthoyl-CoA synthase, translated as MARFTPTLSSLVEWTEVKEYEDITFHIGGGIARIAFNRPEIRNAFRPKTIDEMTEAFLTAWHNQEVGVVILTGNGPSPKDGKYAFCSGGDQTVRGQAGYVDDEGVARLNVLQLQRYIRTMPKPVIAAVAGYAIGGGHVLHVICDLTIAADNAIFGQTGPIVGSFDAGFGSSYLAAIVGQKKAREIWYLCRQYNAQQALEMGLVNTIVPVDELENEAVRWAQEILEKSPIAIRFLKAGFNADLDGQTGIQVLAGDATMLFYMTEEGNEGRKAYLEKRKPDFSKFPRRP; from the coding sequence ATGGCACGTTTTACACCCACACTCTCATCGCTGGTCGAATGGACCGAGGTCAAGGAATACGAAGACATTACCTTCCACATCGGCGGCGGAATCGCGCGCATCGCCTTCAATCGCCCCGAAATCCGCAACGCTTTCCGCCCGAAAACAATCGACGAAATGACCGAAGCATTTCTGACCGCCTGGCACAACCAGGAAGTCGGCGTCGTCATCCTGACCGGCAACGGTCCAAGCCCGAAGGATGGGAAATACGCCTTTTGCTCCGGCGGTGACCAGACGGTTCGGGGACAGGCGGGGTATGTCGACGATGAGGGTGTCGCTCGGCTGAATGTGCTGCAACTGCAACGTTACATCCGCACCATGCCGAAGCCGGTGATCGCGGCGGTCGCCGGATATGCGATTGGCGGCGGGCACGTGCTGCATGTCATCTGCGACCTGACGATTGCGGCGGACAATGCCATCTTCGGGCAGACCGGTCCAATCGTCGGGAGTTTCGACGCCGGGTTTGGTTCGAGTTATCTGGCGGCAATCGTCGGGCAAAAGAAGGCGCGTGAAATCTGGTACCTCTGCCGACAGTACAATGCGCAACAGGCGCTGGAGATGGGGCTGGTCAACACCATTGTGCCGGTGGATGAACTGGAGAATGAGGCGGTGCGCTGGGCGCAGGAGATTCTGGAGAAGAGTCCGATTGCCATCCGCTTCCTCAAGGCAGGCTTCAACGCCGACCTCGACGGTCAGACCGGCATTCAGGTGCTGGCCGGCGATGCGACCATGCTCTTCTACATGACGGAGGAGGGGAACGAGGGCAGGAAAGCCTACCTGGAAAAGCGCAAACCTGATTTCTCGAAGTTCCCCCGCCGTCCATGA
- the menD gene encoding 2-succinyl-5-enolpyruvyl-6-hydroxy-3-cyclohexene-1-carboxylic-acid synthase → MPNRNILYATTLVDELARAGLRHVCLAPGSRNTPLVLAFARHPAIRVFSHLDERSAAFFALGLALATDTPAAVVCTSGSAAANFFPAIVEAHQAGVPLLALTADRPHELRDSGANQTIDQVKMFGSFARWSVDVALPEAMPPPVALRNLRTLAARAMAIAGGEPRGVVHLNLPFRPPLEPTPMPGDLTEPPAAAQPRDDGAPYTCFLRSAPPAPPEAVIEPIAAVLEQHERGLIVCGPRCPGGAFGALVSELSQRTGYPALVDGVSGVRFGYPGVIGGYETFLFGEHAFPPPEVVLRFGAVLTSKWLNQYLDTAASPVVIHVRASGVWADDSHRVSHFVVADEAAFIRALIPRLTERQSAWRQRFVEAEARVWAAVEAGIADEPYFDGGAVYDVIDLLPEGASLFVGNSLPVRHLDQFGKPGVRHICAFANRGASGIDGNISTALGIGAGRPDAPLAAIVGDITFYHDMNGLLAVRRCGVPATIVLLNNDGGGIFHRLPINRFEPEFTDYFVTPHGLDFAHAAKMYGLEYVPVKDRTAFRSAFRASIDARAATLIELRTDARTDLVRRNALIQAARATGA, encoded by the coding sequence ATGCCCAATCGCAACATCCTGTACGCAACGACACTGGTTGATGAACTCGCCCGCGCCGGGTTGCGCCATGTTTGCCTGGCGCCAGGCTCGCGCAATACGCCGCTGGTGCTGGCATTCGCCCGGCACCCTGCGATCCGGGTCTTTTCGCACCTGGACGAGCGCAGCGCGGCGTTCTTTGCGCTCGGCCTTGCGCTGGCGACCGATACGCCTGCCGCCGTGGTCTGCACCTCCGGTTCGGCAGCGGCGAATTTCTTCCCGGCGATTGTCGAGGCGCATCAGGCAGGTGTGCCACTCCTGGCGCTGACAGCGGATCGCCCGCATGAATTGCGCGACAGCGGCGCCAACCAGACGATTGATCAGGTGAAGATGTTTGGCAGTTTTGCGCGCTGGAGCGTTGATGTGGCGTTGCCGGAGGCGATGCCGCCTCCAGTTGCGCTACGCAACCTGCGGACGCTGGCAGCGCGCGCGATGGCGATTGCTGGCGGCGAGCCACGCGGCGTCGTGCATCTGAACCTGCCGTTCCGTCCGCCGCTGGAGCCAACCCCAATGCCAGGCGATCTGACCGAGCCTCCGGCGGCGGCACAGCCGCGTGACGATGGAGCGCCATACACATGCTTCCTGCGGTCTGCACCCCCGGCGCCGCCGGAAGCGGTTATCGAACCGATCGCTGCCGTTCTGGAACAGCACGAACGCGGTCTGATCGTCTGCGGTCCGCGTTGCCCTGGCGGGGCATTTGGCGCCCTGGTGAGCGAACTGTCGCAGCGCACCGGCTACCCGGCGCTGGTTGACGGCGTGTCGGGGGTGCGCTTCGGCTATCCCGGCGTGATCGGCGGGTATGAGACCTTCCTCTTCGGCGAGCATGCCTTCCCGCCGCCTGAAGTCGTGCTGCGGTTTGGCGCGGTCCTCACCTCGAAATGGCTCAATCAGTACCTCGACACGGCGGCATCGCCGGTTGTCATCCATGTGCGCGCCAGTGGCGTATGGGCAGATGATAGCCATCGCGTGAGCCATTTCGTCGTGGCTGACGAAGCCGCCTTCATTCGCGCGCTGATCCCGCGCCTGACCGAACGTCAGAGCGCCTGGAGGCAGCGTTTCGTCGAAGCGGAAGCGCGAGTGTGGGCAGCCGTTGAAGCCGGGATCGCCGATGAGCCGTACTTTGATGGCGGCGCAGTGTATGACGTGATCGACCTGTTGCCCGAAGGTGCATCGCTTTTCGTTGGCAACAGTCTGCCGGTGCGCCATCTTGATCAGTTTGGGAAGCCGGGAGTGCGACATATTTGCGCATTTGCAAACCGTGGCGCATCTGGGATTGACGGGAATATCTCGACGGCGCTTGGCATCGGCGCAGGACGACCAGACGCGCCGCTGGCGGCGATTGTTGGCGACATTACGTTCTACCACGATATGAACGGTCTGCTGGCAGTGCGGCGCTGCGGCGTTCCGGCGACGATTGTGCTGCTCAATAACGACGGTGGCGGCATTTTTCATCGTCTGCCGATCAATCGGTTTGAGCCGGAATTCACCGACTATTTCGTGACGCCGCACGGACTGGACTTTGCACACGCGGCGAAGATGTACGGTCTGGAGTATGTTCCGGTAAAGGATCGCACAGCGTTCCGTAGCGCCTTCCGTGCCAGCATCGACGCGCGCGCCGCAACACTCATCGAACTCCGCACGGACGCGCGCACCGATCTGGTGCGGAGAAACGCCCTGATCCAGGCAGCCAGGGCGACAGGCGCCTGA
- a CDS encoding isochorismate synthase, whose protein sequence is MTKPFQQHYGRLISLSMPCPGVSPADLLRHARGQPRSFWESARDGVAFAGMGIAVELMAWGANRFVEIEQQARALFENAVMLDEREPLAAPRLFGGFAFHNDFVPDLAWADFPPAHFVLPHYQLVRVRDSFWLTLNVHAPPGEDPRALAPDLREALLAQVDALQSEPPPLPPRSSARLAYPMPFEQWARSVERIVRQINVGELKKVVLARIAEASFDAPVDVDSALACLAQRYPDTYRFLFEPRPGRAFFGATPELLAQVNGDRVTTMALAGSIRRGATPDEDERLALALLDSAKDRHEHQIVVDEVRNRLASLTRRLDVGATDVMRLSNIQHLHTPISGVLREPRGILPIIATLHPTPALGGEPRAAAMRLIAELEPAPRGWYAAPVGWIDRRLDGQFGVAIRSAVVQATRAWLYAGAGIVAASDPQREWDETNLKFRPMLEGLGHTDRHGLGHLVGTRIATDTTDRHGLGHTDRHGYDGSPQIK, encoded by the coding sequence ATGACCAAACCCTTCCAACAACACTATGGTCGCCTGATCAGCCTGAGCATGCCGTGCCCTGGCGTGTCTCCCGCCGATCTGTTGCGCCATGCGCGCGGGCAGCCGCGATCATTCTGGGAGAGCGCCCGCGATGGGGTGGCGTTCGCCGGGATGGGGATCGCGGTCGAACTGATGGCGTGGGGCGCCAATCGTTTTGTCGAAATCGAGCAGCAGGCGCGCGCGCTGTTCGAGAACGCCGTCATGCTCGATGAGCGTGAGCCGCTGGCGGCGCCACGTCTCTTTGGCGGCTTTGCGTTCCACAACGATTTCGTGCCCGATCTGGCATGGGCTGATTTCCCGCCAGCACATTTTGTGCTGCCACACTACCAACTGGTGCGCGTTCGCGATTCGTTCTGGTTGACGCTGAACGTCCACGCGCCACCTGGCGAGGACCCGCGCGCGCTAGCGCCCGACTTGCGCGAGGCGCTGCTGGCGCAGGTCGATGCGCTTCAGAGCGAGCCGCCGCCACTGCCGCCGCGTTCGTCGGCGCGCCTTGCATATCCCATGCCGTTCGAGCAGTGGGCGCGCAGTGTGGAACGGATTGTCCGGCAGATCAACGTCGGTGAATTGAAGAAGGTCGTGCTGGCGCGGATTGCCGAGGCATCGTTCGACGCGCCGGTGGATGTCGATAGCGCCCTGGCGTGTCTGGCACAGCGCTACCCCGACACGTATCGCTTTCTCTTTGAGCCGCGTCCGGGGCGCGCATTCTTCGGCGCAACGCCGGAATTGCTGGCGCAGGTGAACGGCGACCGGGTGACGACAATGGCGCTGGCAGGCAGCATCCGGCGTGGCGCAACACCCGATGAAGATGAGCGTCTTGCTTTGGCGCTGCTCGATAGCGCAAAGGATCGCCACGAGCATCAGATTGTGGTCGATGAGGTGCGCAATCGTCTGGCGTCGCTGACCAGGCGCCTGGATGTGGGAGCAACTGATGTGATGCGGTTGAGCAATATTCAGCACCTGCACACGCCAATCAGTGGCGTACTGCGCGAGCCACGCGGCATTCTGCCGATCATTGCGACGCTCCACCCAACGCCTGCGCTCGGCGGTGAGCCGCGCGCGGCGGCGATGCGCCTGATCGCCGAACTGGAACCGGCGCCGCGTGGCTGGTATGCTGCGCCCGTCGGCTGGATCGACCGGCGCCTGGATGGGCAGTTCGGGGTTGCCATTCGCTCGGCAGTGGTACAGGCGACCCGCGCCTGGTTGTACGCCGGCGCCGGTATCGTTGCCGCAAGCGATCCGCAACGCGAGTGGGACGAAACGAACCTTAAGTTCCGTCCGATGCTCGAGGGGTTGGGGCACACGGATCGCCACGGGTTGGGGCACCTGGTAGGGACACGGATCGCCACGGATACGACGGATCGCCACGGGTTGGGGCACACGGATCGCCACGGATACGACGGATCGCCACAGATTAAGTAA
- a CDS encoding aminoglycoside phosphotransferase family protein, which translates to MTSNRMHADELTISLSLVYRLIAAQFPRWAHLPLRPVPSTGTDNALYRLGDELVVRLPRINWAADLIDKEWLWLPKLAPYLPFAIPVPLAQGEPDENYPWRWAIFRWIEGDPATIDPLPDPEQTAIDLAAFITALQRIDATDGPPPGADDLARGKPLALRDPSTRQAITALDGMIDARLATVVWEDALRTPVWDCAPVWFHGDLLPGNLLFWQGRLHAVIDFGTLGVGDPACDLMVAWNLFSRDGRKLFRDALGVDEATWARGRGWALSQALIFIPYYLYTNPIGVSCAQRTIEEVLADDHGCAIPSWRR; encoded by the coding sequence ATGACCAGCAATCGCATGCACGCCGATGAACTGACTATTTCCCTGTCGCTTGTCTATCGCCTGATTGCGGCACAGTTTCCCCGATGGGCGCACCTGCCGCTGCGTCCGGTTCCGTCCACCGGAACCGACAATGCGCTCTACCGGCTCGGCGATGAACTGGTGGTGCGCCTGCCGCGCATCAATTGGGCTGCCGACCTTATCGACAAGGAATGGCTCTGGCTGCCCAAACTGGCGCCGTATCTGCCGTTTGCCATTCCCGTCCCGTTGGCGCAGGGCGAACCAGACGAGAATTATCCCTGGCGGTGGGCGATCTTCCGGTGGATCGAGGGCGATCCCGCGACGATCGATCCGCTTCCTGATCCGGAGCAAACTGCCATCGATCTGGCGGCGTTCATCACCGCGTTACAACGGATTGACGCGACTGACGGACCACCGCCAGGAGCGGACGATCTGGCGCGCGGCAAGCCGCTGGCGCTGCGCGACCCCTCCACCCGTCAGGCGATTACAGCCCTGGACGGCATGATCGACGCGCGTCTGGCGACTGTCGTTTGGGAAGACGCGCTGCGCACGCCGGTATGGGATTGCGCGCCGGTCTGGTTCCACGGCGACTTATTGCCAGGGAATCTTCTTTTCTGGCAGGGACGGTTGCACGCGGTCATCGATTTCGGAACGCTTGGCGTCGGCGATCCCGCCTGCGACCTGATGGTTGCGTGGAACCTGTTCTCCAGGGATGGTCGAAAATTGTTTCGAGATGCGCTGGGCGTGGATGAGGCGACATGGGCGCGCGGTCGGGGGTGGGCGCTTTCTCAGGCGCTGATCTTCATTCCCTACTATCTGTATACCAATCCCATAGGGGTCAGTTGTGCCCAACGCACTATCGAAGAAGTCCTTGCTGACGATCACGGGTGTGCAATTCCTTCCTGGCGCAGGTGA
- a CDS encoding STAS domain-containing protein, with protein sequence MTNEMNEVIRREEFGDVAVLHIMTNSVDAVSASAIEAVATATAMRPITVLDFANVSFINSAGISALLKFVVSAKKSGYTLYAMNVTPHHQKVFKMVEMSRYMPPIEERDLAAYR encoded by the coding sequence ATGACGAATGAGATGAACGAAGTGATCCGCCGGGAAGAGTTCGGCGATGTGGCGGTGCTGCACATTATGACAAATAGCGTCGATGCGGTGTCGGCGAGCGCCATCGAAGCCGTCGCCACGGCGACAGCGATGCGCCCGATTACCGTCCTCGATTTTGCCAATGTGTCTTTTATCAATTCAGCCGGTATCTCCGCCCTGCTCAAGTTCGTTGTGTCGGCAAAGAAGTCTGGCTATACCCTGTACGCGATGAATGTCACGCCGCATCACCAGAAGGTCTTCAAGATGGTCGAGATGTCGCGCTATATGCCCCCTATCGAAGAGCGCGATCTTGCGGCGTATCGGTAG